The following proteins come from a genomic window of Micromonas commoda chromosome 2, complete sequence:
- a CDS encoding predicted protein, whose protein sequence is MGARRNARIFLGGCEAIAFALVFIATFLMCHLAGVVSSAELGSDGHGAAIEAVRDDGTPRRPSFATGRALQHLQLDTTCAPGTAVTHEEGAGTCVNCPAGHYTSGRKPVCRLLDLNNWQCSSYFNPTTFQTKYGFSDVVGVECDFGTAKTAYTLFEKSTATCSFADVAFSDCTGSAAIDNLDAVTFRLSCDIDAGDIVFQTCRDNLVGAGSRVACTWEGGLENCTACPPGTFCEGTNTIDPPPCPHGHACDGASKTACVAGTYSTGGLATCLNCPNGSTCPNQGWGEPSKCPAKYYSGAGATQCEECWAGHACPTEATEWPMQCPKGYYALPLSDQCSSCAPGNSSHAGSSECYVCPAGTSCPTQATPDPNICAAGYKSLAGATTCTPCGLGQYQPAAQSSSCLECPAGVRCPQQAISSVQNLGCPMGTYSRYDLKSTAFDLPYDHEDVARFPSLAATGDTVCRQCPNGYTCPDPATAPVLCPAGTTRIGTNYSHCSQCPAGYSCATPNVPPAECADGYYAIGSQAECTACSPGFQCPMKDVALQMRCSSGTFSAAGAANCTACPAGRACPEQDGSGIYDCAPGTFALAGQVQCTPCPPGFQCPDVTNPASMALCPKGTYSTGSKAKCDDCAKGSYNPLNGSTTANACVACGKGYYSNFTAAVSKTTCSPCPADTYCPLASNDLPTACPAGLSTFGRLARTSADDCTMPPPPPPPPNPPPLPSSPPPPPLPPALAATMDVPPLTIRVDGTVATFNSTLFKIGVASAVGNGATADEVMIKSLRSGSVLVDFYVATPAMFPVALGGGWDVAEVERQIASIDAAIAGGALSVGATVLSSAVESSCPAGTFVSKTVAGGSKVCQLCPTGHYSGTVNSASCTACAVGYAAGSRGMDTCDICVAGTYAALEATPVCAKCLAGTYQPAAGAGGCFPCADFFFSAKDGATACAACPANHLSGPTAWAFETPRMRSDGRLSDLVGGAVNRSGCIENVTTWMFIPDPPVVFQRVLTMQDAYIVAATFIVTFVFLYRVGATHWKNQQLLLKYAGGDTFYETMLPEDEDADRRGMDPRMEKHDVLQISEAIKVGNLEDAEMVIERILERDPDQPETLHAQAVVHLIYREMDKAKPLVERAIKRNAKPQFMVTLGLVNARSPWETEEQRLDNLRRATQDFELATRKDPTLAVAHMNLGVVRMALNDLELAKVSLKVALDKEPEYYKALYNIALVHARMGKRSEAKRYLKESIKVKHRALDAQFNLGMLFLREGDVDEAEQCFMKCLVINTRHSPSLCKMGNVQMLRGKPKRAVEKYLLALESDPDNVEAISNIGVVEWAKRHAVEAEQHFLLALKFKPDYYPALFNIGLLCMEQGRVQEAANWYRKAVARKPSSAEALFQFGTALHKLGELQGETPRREEKSAQQIAIEEEEKKRAEDEREAKKAAEHAEELGNLTKEDYRAHDLPNEPVHHPSPPWETVDRVAEVETEETQKQSMKAMAIAAMTAEKLKGVGSSYAAYLSMRAAHGADVGESGDDTASEASPGPSSRGLSRAASQERHLAKAIEDKDAALSSKAAQALAGIATPASRVIGPAPGAKRAKSPSNTSSKAGMTLFRKSAMLVRNVARMDVKVREARAVTLELLIEMSGDEFKGGNTQEYFISEMATELDIHQERVRIAGFDHKSSAVTLTIDDKPGDTPLDMVVSTLQMKLDSDTLLVDPSFGNLILTKVDWPEGWGEGKDKNSGVAGTDARAPRAGWETPRSRRGSIASISEGGSDTTEGGEAFRGLSAGAPRRLVLISSRMYFADVLMECVEAGVEAVYFDWRFSSLEKIAAECKDRCGGDLATLRSIGIMTHHKPGAIGLVKGLRTTRRNLVKPELRQFWASMAQLLTADGRVDVLSYDAGTCAPTQRLLEELGDLIRVPVNTVDAAAVSLGGDRGVNAAVLEDEDAFEAGSLYFSRGRFAAWAATAPDRFTAGAAKYRGRAAARLGAGSRADGTVPTEVTVKNAAGLTVAQAVGVTFEAGDGTATDVFHDSDDESIAVFDADPAVVAARRAQKVAEVRRREETKRQLALVQNPANLLRAVTAPGASRTDGGVGSAAAKRAGRPDAVPFIPVEKLVFARESAQGYDARLDKYAAERARRAKEASESGLTQAETAARDAVEDARQRREALLDDLSLVPRLGLASLSARGALADIDDNAGVDWTPPVNARDAARRARGVHATDAGQGGPSHSRPPTLDREGDAAKEETEVMARAARWREDGAENDAPPEADAVSHLAPGDPRAVPSKPMWALDENINKLRRFESTGLGNW, encoded by the coding sequence ATGGGGGCACGACGTAACGCGAGGATCTTCCTCGGAGGTTGCGAGGCGATCGCTTTCGCTCTGGTGTTCATCGCTACGTTCTTGATGTGCCATCTCGCGGGGGTTGTGAGCTCGGCGGAGCTCGGTTCGGACGGACACGGGGCGGCGATTGAAGCGGTCAGAGATGATGGAACCCCCCGACGGCCATCGTTCGCCACCGGGCGCGCGCTGCAGCACCTTCAGCTGGACACAACGTGCGCTCCGGGCACGGCCGTGACACACGAagagggcgcggggacgtgcgTGAACTGCCCCGCGGGCCACTACACCAGCGGGCGGAAACCCGTGTGCAGGCTCCTGGACCTCAACAACTGGCAGTGCTCGTCCTACTTCAACCCGACCACGTTCCAGACCAAGTACGGATTCAGCgacgtcgtgggcgtcgagTGCGACTTTGGAACGGCGAAGACCGCCTACACCCTCTTCGAGAAatccacggcgacgtgctcgtTCGCGGACGTGGCGTTCAGCGACTGCACgggcagcgccgcgatcgataacttggacgcggtgacgttcAGGTTGAGCtgcgacatcgacgccggcgacatCGTGTTCCAGACGTGCCGCGATAACCTggtgggcgcgggttcgcgggTGGCGTGCACGTGGGAGGGCGGGCTCGAGAACTGCACCGCGTGTCCCCCGGGCACCTTCTGCGAGGGGACGAACACGATagacccgccgccgtgtccCCACGGTcacgcgtgcgacggcgcCAGTAAaaccgcgtgcgtcgccggtACGTATTCAACCGGCGGACTGGCGACGTGTCTCAACTGCCCGAACGGCAGCACGTGCCCGAATCAGGGATGGGGGGAACCGAGCAAGTGCCCGGCCAAGTACTactccggcgcgggcgcgacgcagtGCGAGGAGTGCTGGGCGGGGCACGCGTGTCccacggaggcgacggagtgGCCGATGCAGTGCCCGAAGGGGTACTACGCGTTGCCGTTATCGGACCAGTgctcgtcgtgcgcgccgggTAACTCGTCCCACGCGGGTTCGTCGGAGTGTTACGTGTGCCCCGCCGGCACGTCGTGTCCCACCCAGGCCACGCCCGACCCGAACATCTGCGCGGCGGGGTATAAATCCctggcgggcgcgacgacgtgcacCCCGTGCGGGCTCGGTCAGTATCAGCCCGCCGCTCAGTCGAGCTCGTGTCTGGAGTGTCCCGCGGGGGTGCGATGCCCGCAGCAGGCGATCAGCAGCGTTCAGAACTTGGGGTGCCCCATGGGCACGTACAGCAGGTACGACCTGAAGTCCACCGCGTTCGACCTCCCCTACGAccacgaggacgtcgccaggTTCCCTTCcttggccgcgacgggggacaCGGTTTGCCGGCAGTGCCCCAACGGGTACACGTGCCCGGACccggccacggcgccggtgcTGTGCCCGGCGGGGACCACGCGCATAGGGACCAACTACTCGCACTGCTCCCAGTGCCCGGCGGGGTACTCGTGCGCCACCCCGAACGTCCCGCCGGCGGAATGCGCCGATGGATACTACGCAATCGGATCGCAGGCGGAGTGCACGGCGTGCTCGCCGGGGTTCCAGTGCCCGATGAAGGACGTCGCGCTGCAGATGCGGTGCAGCTCAGGCAcgttctccgcggcgggcgcggcgaactGCACGGCGTGTCCCGCGGGAAGGGCGTGCCCGGAGCAGGACGGCTCGGGGATATACGACTGCGCGCCTGGGACCTTCGCGCTGGCGGGTCAGGTGCAGTGCACGCCGTGTCCACCGGGATTTCAGTGCCCGGACGTCACCAaccccgcgtcgatggcgttgTGCCCCAAAGGGACGTACTCGACGGGTTCCAAGGCCAAGTGCGACGACTGCGCGAAGGGTTCCTACAACCCGTTGAACGGATCGACAACCGCGAACGCGTGTGTCGCGTGCGGGAAGGGGTACTACAGTaacttcaccgccgcggtgagcaaAACCACCTGTTCGCCCTGCCCCGCCGACACGTACTGTCCCCTCGCGAGCAACGACCTGCCCACCGCGTGCCCAGCCGGACTGAGCACGTTCGGCAGGCTGGCGAGAACGTCCGCGGACGACTGcacgatgccgccgccgccgccgccgccgccgaaccccccgccgctgccctcgagcccgccgccgccgccgctgccgccggcgctcgcggcgacgatggacgtACCCCCGCTCACCATCAGGGTGGACgggaccgtcgcgacgttcAACTCCACGTTGTTCAAGAttggcgtcgcgagcgccgtggggaacggcgccaccgcggatgaGGTGATGATCAAGAGCCTCAGGTCTGGCAGCGTTTTAGTCGACTTTtacgtcgcgacgcccgcgatgtttccggtggcgctcggcgggggctgggacgtcgccgaggtggagaGGCAGATTGcgtcgatcgacgcggcgatcgcgggagGTGCGTTATCCGTGGGTGCGACGGTGCTGTCCTCGGCGGTCGAATCGAGCTGTCCCGCGGGTACGTTCGTCTCGAAGACAGTCGCGGGGGGGTCCAAGGTGTGCCAGCTCTGCCCCACGGGTCACTACAGCGGAACCGTCAACTCGGCGTCTTgcaccgcgtgcgccgtgggatacgccgcgggctcgcgaGGCATGGACACCTGCGATATATGCGTCGCGGGTACGTACGCGGCtctcgaggcgacgccggtgtGCGCGAAGTGCCTCGCGGGGACGTATCAGCCCGCGgctggcgccggcgggtgTTTCCCGTGCGCAGATTTTTTCTTCTCCGCGAAGGATGGCGccacggcgtgcgcggcgtgtCCCGCTAATCATCTATCGGGTCCCACCGCGTGGGCGTTCGAGACCCCGCGCATGCGCTCCGACGGTCGACTGTCGGACCTCGTGGGAGGCGCGGTGAACCGCAGCGGTTGCATCGAGAATGTGACCACGTGGATGTTCATCCCGGACCCGCCCGTGGTGTTCCAGAGGGTACTCACCATGCAGGACGCGtacatcgtcgccgcgacttTCATCGTCACGTTCGTCTTCTTataccgcgtcggcgccacgCATTGGAAGAATCAGCAGCTACTTCTGAAGTACGCGGGCGGTGACACGTTCTACGAGACGATGctccccgaggacgaggacgcggacagGCGGGGTATGGACCCGAGGATGGAGAAGCACGACGTGTTGCAGATATCCGAGGCGATCAAGGTGGGTAACCTGGAAGATGCTGAGATGGTCATCGAGCGGATACTGGAGAGAGACCCGGACCAGCCGGAGACGTTGCACGCGCAGGCGGTGGTGCACCTGATATACCGCGAGATGGACAAAGCGAAGCCGCTGGTGGAGAGGGCGATTAAGCGCAACGCAAAGCCCCAGTTCATGGTCACGTTGGGACTCGTCAATGCACGTTCGCCTTGGGAGACTGAAGAGCAGAGACTGGATAACCTGCGAAGGGCGACGCAAGACTTTGAGCTGGCTACGAGAAAGGATCCGACCTTGGCTGTCGCGCACAtgaacctcggcgtcgtgcgcaTGGCGCTTAACGACCTGGAGTTGGCCAAGGTCTCGCTGAAGGTGGCGCTCGACAAGGAGCCAGAGTACTACAAGGCGTTGTATAACATCGCGCTGGTTCACGCGAGGATGGGCAAACGATCAGAGGCGAAGCGATACCTGAAGGAGAGTATCAAAGTGAAACACCGAGCGCTGGATGCACAGTTCAACCTCGGGATGTTGTTCCTGCGTGAAGGTGATGTGGATGAGGCTGAGCAGTGCTTCATGAAGTGTCTCGTCATCAACACTCGACACTCCCCCTCACTTTGCAAGATGGGCAACGTCCAGATGCTTCGCGGCAAGccgaagcgcgcggtggagaagtACCTGCTGGCGCTGGAGAGCGACCCGGACAACGTCGAGGCCATCTCCAAcatcggcgtcgtggagTGGGCCAAGAGGCACGCCGTGGAGGCCGAGCAGCatttcctcctcgcgctgaaGTTCAAACCCGACTACTACCCGGCGTTATTCAACATCGGCCTGCTCTGCATGGAGCAAGGTCGGGTCCAGGAGGCGGCCAACTGGTACCGCAAGGCTGTCGCAAGGAAGCcttcgtcggcggaggcACTGTTCCAATTCGGCACTGCGCTGCACAAGCTCGGGGAGCTTCAGGGCGAGACGCCAAGGCGCGAGGAAAAGAGCGCTCAGCAGATCGCCATCGAGGAAGAAGAGAAGAAGCGTGCGGAGGACGAAcgcgaggcgaagaaggcggccgagcacgccgaggagctcggaaATCTAACGAAGGAGGATTACCGTGCGCATGACCTGCCAAACGAGCCCGTGCATCATCCCTCACCGCCGTGGGAGACGGTGGATCgtgtcgccgaggtggagacGGAGGAGACACAGAAGCAGAGCATGAAGGCGatggcgatcgcggcgatgactGCCGAGAAGCTCAAGGGCGTCGGCAGTTCATACGCGGCGTATTTGAGTATGCGCGCGGCCCACGGTGCGGACGTGGGCGAGAGtggcgacgacaccgcgtCGGAGGCTTCGCCCGGTCCCTCTTCGCGGGGTTTgtctcgcgcggcgagccagGAGCGTCATCTGGCCAAGGCGATCGAGGAcaaggacgcggcgctgtccAGCAAAGCCGCGCAGGCCCTCGCCGGTATAGCCACTCCGGCGAGCCGCGTCATCggtcccgcgcccggcgcgaagCGGGCAAAATCCCCCTCCAACACCAGCTCCAAGGCTGGAATGACGCTCTTCCGCAAGAGCGCCATGTTGGTGCGCAACGTCGCGCGCATGGACGTCAAGGTGAGggaggctcgcgcggtgaCCCTCGAATTGCTCATAGAGATGTCCGGCGACGAGTTCAAGGGCGGGAACACGCAGGAGTACTTCATCAGCGAGATGGCCACCGAGCTAGACATCCACCAGGAGCGCGTGCGCATCGCCGGCTTTGACCATAAGTCATCCGCAGTGACGCTGACGATCGACGACAAACCGGGAGACACGCCGCTGGACATGGTGGTATCCACCCTGCAGATGAAGCTGGACTCCGACACCCTGCTCGTGGACCCGAGCTTTGGGAACCTCATCCTAACCAAGGTGGACTGGCCCGAGGGATGGGGCGAGGGCAAGGACAAGAacagcggcgtcgccggcacgGACGCCCGGGCTCCGAGGGCGGGATGGgagacgccgaggtcgagaCGAGGTTCGATCGCGTCCATCTCGGAGGGTGGCAGCGATACCACCGAGGGTGGCGAGGCTTTCCGGGGGTtatccgccggcgcgccccgtcgcctgGTGCTCATCTCCTCTCGCATGTACTTCGCGGATGTTCTCATGGAGTGCGTCGAGGCTGGAGTGGAGGCGGTGTACTTCGACTGGCGATTCTCGTCGCTCGAGAAGATAGCCGCGGAGTGCAAGGACcggtgcggcggcgatcttGCCACGCTTCGCTCGATCGGCATCATGACCCACCACAAACCCGGCGCGATCGGTCTGGTCAAGGGCCTGCGAACCACGCGCAGGAACCTGGTGAAACCGGAGCTGCGACAGTTCTGGGCGTCCATGGCGCAGCTACTCACCGCggacggccgcgtcgacgtgctgTCCTACGACGCCGGTACCTGCGCGCCCACGCAGCGgctgctcgaggagctcggcgacctcATCCGCGTGCCGGTGAacaccgtcgacgcggcggcggtgtccctcggcggcgaccgcggcgtcaacgcggcggtcctcgaggacgaggacgccttCGAGGCGGGTTCGCTGTACTTTAGCCGAGGGCGCttcgcggcgtgggcggcgacggcgccggatAGGTTCACCGCAGGCGCGGCCAAGTACCGcggcagggcggcggcgaggctcggcgccgggtcccgcgccgacggcaccgtgCCCACCGAGGTGACGGTCAAGAACGCCGCGGGTTTGACCGTGGCGCAGGCTGTGGGCGTGACGttcgaggctggcgacggtACCGCCACTGACGTGTTCCACGACTCGGACGATGAATCCATCGCCGTGTTCGACGCggaccccgccgtcgtcgccgctcgacggGCACAAAAAGTCGCTGAGGTTCGGCGCAGGGAGGAGACCAAGcggcagctcgcgctcgttcaGAACCCGGCGAACTTGCTCAGGGCTgtcaccgcgcccggcgcgtcgaggacggacggcggcgtgggctccgcggcggctaagcgggcggggcgacccgacgccgtcccttTCATACCCGTGGAGAAGCTGGTTTTCGCGAGGGAGTCTGCGCAGGGATACGACGCTCGCCTGGACAagtacgccgccgagcgtgcgcgacgggcgaAGGAGGCGTCGGAGAGCGGGTTGACGCAGGCGgagaccgcggcgagagACGCCGTGGAGGATGCGAGGCAGCGGAGGGAGGCGCTCCTGGACGACCTGTCGCTGGTCCCGCGACTTGGACTCGCGTCGCtgtcggcgaggggcgcgctcgccgacatTGACGATAACGCCGGCGTCGATTGGACCCCGCCGGTGAACGCACGCGatgcggcgaggcgcgcgaggggcgtgcacgcgaccgacgcgggccAGGGCGGTCCCAGCCACTCGAGACCTCCCACGCTCGACAgagagggcgacgccgcaaAGGAGGAAACGGAGGTgatggcgcgggcggcgaggtggagggaggacggcgcggaaaacgacgcgccgccggaggcggacgcggtgtcGCACTTGGCCcccggcgacccgcgcgcggtgcccaGCAAGCCCATGTGGGCGCTCGACGAGAACATCAACAAGCTGCGAAGGTTTGAATCGACGGGTTTGGGTAACTGGTGA
- a CDS encoding predicted protein — protein MSVSGSCYCGAVKVTCTGEPKVMAVCHCRSCAKWGSINLATLYPCDQVKVEGELVEFTNPPPEGKPKGSNRKTCAKCHSNVLNDHPDTMGLTDIVSGILEQEFKPGMHINYAEATWKVNDDLPKFADVPTELGGSGKMLDNAGNPIASP, from the exons ATGAGCGTATCCGGAAGCTGCTACTGCGGCGCTGTCAAGGTTACCTGCACGGGGGAACCCAAAGTCATGGCCGTGTGCCACTGCAGGAGCTGCGCGAAG TGGGGAAGCATCAACTTGGCCACGCTCTATCCCTGCGATCAGGTGAAGGTCGAAGGCGAACTCGTCGAATTCACCAATCCGCCGCCTGAGGGTAAGCCCAAGGGCTCCAACAGGAAGACCTGCGCCAAATGCCACTCAAATGTGCTCAATGACCATCCCGATACGATGGGTCTCACTGACATCGTTTCCGGCATCCTCGAACAAGAGTTCAAGCCCGGCATGCACATCAATTACGCCGAGGCCACCTGGAAGGTGAACGACGACCTCCCAAAGTTCGCAGATGTCCCCACCGAACTGGGTGGAAGCGGCAAGATGCTCGACAACGCCGGAAATCCCATCGCGTCGCCTTAA
- a CDS encoding predicted protein has protein sequence MYAHGAGRGGRGGGRGRGGGRGGGFSGRGGGGGRGGFHQGGGRGGGGGRGGGRGGGGGRGGGGGGHKRSRDPADDELGEGYDGFSQEAFDNAKLQNEKFDEYYQRQGVVPPDEWEDMMRAFRTPLPLTFRINMSGKYRESVRRKLTHVLFPKIQADVSTMAPPRALRWYPHGLAYQLDIPKDALKKSEHMQALHKFMVQANEVGAITRQEAVSMIPPLLLDVKPQHRVLDMCAAPGSKTFQLLEMLHARAEERDEGSLPTGVVVANDASLQRANLLTHQTKRSNSPALIVTNHQAQKFPLLYPKSGEGDATREPYRFDRILADVPCSGDGTLRKSPDLWKKWSPASGVDLHTLQLDIASHAARLLKVGGRLVYSTCSLNPLEDEAVVAALLKRAKGALRLVDVSGELEGLKRKPGMYAWEVGDAFGWHERFDGVGRRQRNVAVTMWPPGSSKAREMNLERCVRIMPHLDDTGGFFIVAIDKVGELPEEME, from the coding sequence ATGtacgcgcacggcgcggggaggggcGGCAGAGGCGGgggtcgcggacgaggcgggggccggggcggcggtttttcgggccggggcggcgggggcggccgAGGAGGTTTTCATCAGGGCGGtggcaggggcggcggcggtggcaggggcggcggcaggggcggcggtggcggcaggggcggcggcgggggtggccaCAAACGATcccgcgaccccgccgacgacgagctcggcgagggctACGACGGCTTCTCGCAAGAAGCGTTCGACAACGCCAAGCTGCAGAACGAGAAGTTCGACGAGTACTACCAGCGCCAAGGGGTGGTGCCGCCGGACGAGTGGGAGGACATGATGCGCGCGTTCCGAACCCCGTTACCGCTCACGTTCCGCATCAACATGAGCGGTAAGTACAGGGAGTCGGTTCGTCGCAAGCTCACCCACGTGCTCTTCCCGAAGATACAGGCGGATGTGAGcacgatggcgccgcccaGGGCGCTGCGGTGGTACCCTCACGGCCTCGCGTACCAGCTCGACATACCCAAGGACGCCCTGAAAAAGTCGGAGCACATGCAGGCGCTGCACAAGTTCATGGTGCAGGCCAACGAGGTGGGCGCCATCACCAGGCAGGAGGCCGTGTCCATGATCCCGCCGCTGCTCCTGGACGTGAAGCCGCAGCACAGGGTGCTCGACATGTGCGCCGCGCCAGGGAGCAAAACCTTTCAGCTCCTGGAGATGttacacgcgcgcgccgaggagaggGACGAAGGGAGCCTGCCCACCGGCGTGGTGGTGGCcaacgacgcgtcgctgcAGCGCGCCAACCTGCTGACGCACCAGACCAAACGGAGCAACTCGCCCGCGCTCATCGTGACCAATCACCAGGCGCAAAAGTTCCCGCTGCTCTACCCAAAgagcggcgaaggcgacgcgacgcgcgagccgtACAGGTTCGACCGCATCCTCGCGGACGTTCCGTgctccggcgacggcaccctaCGAAAATCCCCCGACCTGTGGAAGAAGtggtcgccggcgtcgggcgtgGACCTTCACACGCTGCAACTCGAcatcgcgtcgcacgcggcgcggctccTGAAGGTTGGGGGCCGGCTCGTGTACAGCACGTGCTCGCTGAATCCcctggaggacgaggccgtcgtcgcggcgctgctgaaACGGGCCAAAGGCGCGTTGCGGCTCGTGGACGTCAGCGGAGAGCTCGAGGGCTTGAAGCGTAAGCCCGGCATGTACGCGTGGGAGGttggcgacgcgttcgggtgGCACGAGcgcttcgacggcgtcggtcgaCGGCAGCGAAACGTCGCCGTCACCATGTGGCCGCCCGGATCGTCCAAGGCTCGCGAGATGAACCTCGAGCGGTGCGTGCGGATCATGCCCCACCTCGACGACACCGGAGGGTTCTTCATCGTCGCGATTGACAAGGTTGGCGAGCTTccggaggagatggag
- a CDS encoding predicted protein encodes KTIARSLSSLPLAIGEFLVIAGFSALGTVIEQNKGAAWYVQNYPVDEPAFGFIDYPFILNFGLDHIYTEWYFLALLGALAASLTACTFTRQLPVWRVSADWKFLDRPATLLKMEESETLPRARSSDLASLLARRGYQVFVKGKKMYAFKGLIGRLAPIGVHAGLLLTLGGAAYSGLGGLGGSVMVPEGTEFQIGAGLRRGAPFAPTPAVAKDIVRVNDFTIEYLPNGQVSQFFSDLSVVDSKNGREIQRKTISVNVPLREGGVTMYQTDWEIASMQVRVAEVGFKTEDAAATSQGDSGPAPEAEDSATSGSASVELPEGAGESLSLPMANLEGKGNFQGRIWGTFLPLNPDSSDPVEAKRGVTLLARDFQSVAIYASDGSFAGVRRPGSGRPIEVDGLRLVVENMKGSTGLELKTDPGVPWVYAGFAGLMVTSFLSLLSHSQVWAVQSEGGGGTVLHVGGRSNRAKEEFKSELDDVLNQLPE; translated from the coding sequence AAGACGATCGCGCGATCCCTCTCCTCGCTGCCCCTCGCAATCGGCGAGTTCCTGGTCATCGCGGGCTTCTCCGCGCTCGGCACGGTCATCGAACAGAACAAGGGAGCAGCGTGGTACGTCCAGAACTACCCGGTGGACGAGCCCGCCTTTGGCTTCATCGATTATCCATTCATCCTCAACTTTGGACTGGATCACATATACACCGAGTGGTACTttctcgcgctcctcggcgcgctcgccgcgtctctGACGGCCTGCACGTTCACGCGCCAGCTCCCAGTGTGGAGGGTCAGCGCGGACTGGAAGTTCCTGGACCGACCGGCCACCTTGCTCAAGATGGAGGAGTCGGAGACCTTGCCAAGGGCTCGGAGCTCAGATCTGGCCAGCCTCCTCGCCAGGCGCGGCTACCAGGTTTTCGTGAAGGGGAAGAAGATGTACGCGTTTAAGGGGCTCATCGGTAGACTTGCACCCATAGGTGTGCACGCAGGGCTCCTGCTAACCCTGGGAGGCGCGGCGTATTCTGGTCTCGGCGGACTGGGCGGCAGCGTGATGGTTCCCGAGGGGACAGAGTTTCAGATCGGAGCCGGGCTTCGAAGGGGTGCCCCGTTCGCGCCTACTCCGGCCGTCGCTAAGGATATCGTCCGCGTGAACGACTTCACCATAGAGTACCTGCCGAATGGCCAGGTCTCGCAGTTCTTCTCGGACCTCTCCGTCGTGGACTCCAAGAATGGACGCGAGATTCAGCGAAAGACCATCTCCGTCAACGTGCccctgcgcgagggcggcgtgaCGATGTACCAGACGGATTGGGAGATCGCGTCCATGCAGGTGAGGGTGGCGGAGGTTGGATTTAAGAccgaagacgccgccgcgacgtcccagGGCGACTCGggtcccgcgcccgaggctgAGGATTCGGCGACTTCGGGTTCGGCATCTGTCGAGCtgcccgagggcgccggcgagagcCTCAGCCTCCCGATGGCCAACCTCGAGGGCAAGGGCAACTTCCAGGGCCGCATCTGGGGCACGTTCCTACCCCTCAACCCCGACTCGAGCGACCCGGTCGAGGCGAAGCGGGGCGTGACGCTCCTCGCGAGGGACTTTCAATCAGTGGCGATATACGCATCCGACGGTTCCTTCGCGGGTGTGCGTCGACCTGGGAGCGGGCGGCCCATCGAGGTGGACGGATTGAGGCTGGTGGTCGAGAACATGAAGGGCAGCACGGGCCTGGAGCTCAAGACGGACCCGGGAGTGCCGTGGGTGTACGCGGGCTTCGCGGGTCTCATGGTCACCTCGTTCCTGAGCCTGCTGTCGCATTCGCAGGTGTGGGCGGTGCAGTCGGAGGGGGGTGGCGGGACGGTGCTCCACGTCGGGGGCAGGAGCAACCGGGCCAAGGAGGAGTTCAAGTCGGAGCTGGACGACGTGCTGAACCAGCTTCCGGAG